The following proteins come from a genomic window of Ilumatobacter coccineus YM16-304:
- a CDS encoding MBL fold metallo-hydrolase: MDFVTLEEDDFTYGGVAEVVPHVRRVVAKNPSKFTYRGTGTYIVGRGDVAVIDPGPRLDSHRDALRAALDGETVRAILVTHCHADHSPLAEWLKAETGAPTIAFGPHGAAIDEWDVGALPDDFGRAPEPDPTDADDDDDDAEPKMEESTDTDFVPDRAVSSGETVFESGGLRMTGIHTPGHTSNHMCFTLDDGSQRTLFSGDHVMGWSTTVVSPPDGDMSAYIESLRMVAGLDISTAIPTHGSPITNPREFIGGLVDHRLERERQVLDAIRRGLATIPEMVTELYAAVRVELHRPAGYSVLGHIVKLVDDGLVAVASPGSGDVDGTGRPRLDSVYAAV, encoded by the coding sequence ATGGACTTCGTGACGCTCGAGGAAGACGACTTCACCTACGGGGGCGTGGCCGAGGTCGTTCCGCACGTGCGGCGAGTCGTTGCGAAGAACCCGTCGAAGTTCACGTATCGCGGTACGGGTACCTACATCGTGGGGCGCGGCGACGTGGCCGTGATCGATCCGGGCCCGCGGCTCGACTCGCACCGCGACGCGCTTCGGGCTGCGCTCGACGGTGAGACCGTGCGGGCCATTCTCGTCACGCACTGTCACGCCGACCACTCACCCCTCGCCGAGTGGTTGAAGGCCGAGACGGGAGCGCCGACGATCGCGTTCGGGCCGCACGGTGCGGCGATCGACGAGTGGGATGTCGGTGCGCTGCCCGACGACTTCGGCCGCGCCCCCGAGCCCGATCCGACCGACGCCGACGACGACGACGACGATGCCGAGCCGAAGATGGAGGAGAGCACCGACACCGACTTCGTGCCCGATCGGGCCGTGTCGAGCGGCGAGACGGTGTTCGAGTCGGGAGGTCTCCGGATGACGGGGATCCACACGCCGGGCCACACGTCGAACCACATGTGTTTCACCCTCGACGACGGGTCGCAGCGCACGCTGTTCTCGGGCGATCACGTGATGGGATGGAGCACGACCGTCGTGTCACCCCCCGACGGCGACATGAGCGCCTACATCGAATCGTTGCGCATGGTGGCGGGTCTCGACATCAGCACGGCGATCCCCACGCACGGCTCGCCGATCACCAACCCACGCGAGTTCATCGGCGGGCTGGTCGACCATCGGCTCGAACGGGAGCGTCAGGTGCTCGACGCGATCCGCCGCGGGCTGGCCACGATCCCGGAGATGGTGACCGAGCTGTACGCAGCCGTCCGGGTCGAACTGCACCGGCCGGCGGGATACAGCGTCCTCGGCCACATCGTGAAGCTGGTCGACGACGGACTCGTCGCCGTCGCGAGTCCTGGTTCCGGTGATGTCGACGGCACCGGTCGGCCCCGACTCGACAGCGTCTACGCGGCGGTGTGA
- a CDS encoding asparaginase: MTIGLASDSVEVIATVTRNDVDESLHHGLGVVLGADGSVVASIGDIDAPIYPRSSLKPFQAAAMVDAGLDLPGHLLALAASSHSGEARHLDGTVEILQRHGLGVEALRNTPARPYGAEARAAARAAGIAPSSLQQNCSGKHAAMLATCVVNGWSIDDYLALDHPLQVAISSTIEALGATVEHVGIDGCGAPTHVLSLIGTARAIREIAVSGSPVGVAMNEHPLMVGGTGRDVSEWIAAVPGLVAKDGAQGVMVLALPDGRAAALKIADGSDEVRRAVTVQALRHLGVDVDGEHAAVRDRVAVRVLGHGEPVGSVVPRSWS; the protein is encoded by the coding sequence GTGACGATCGGTCTCGCTTCCGACAGCGTCGAGGTGATCGCCACGGTGACGCGCAACGACGTCGACGAGTCGTTGCACCACGGGCTCGGCGTGGTGCTCGGTGCCGATGGTTCGGTGGTCGCGTCGATCGGCGACATCGACGCGCCGATCTACCCGCGCTCGTCGCTCAAGCCGTTCCAGGCGGCGGCGATGGTCGACGCCGGTCTCGACCTGCCGGGGCATCTGTTGGCGTTGGCGGCGTCGAGCCATTCGGGTGAAGCTCGTCATCTCGACGGCACGGTCGAGATCCTCCAACGGCACGGTCTGGGGGTCGAGGCGCTCCGCAACACGCCGGCGCGCCCGTACGGCGCCGAAGCGCGCGCAGCGGCTCGCGCGGCCGGCATCGCCCCGTCGTCGTTGCAGCAGAACTGCTCGGGCAAGCACGCGGCGATGCTCGCGACGTGCGTGGTCAACGGGTGGTCGATCGACGACTATCTCGCGCTCGACCATCCGCTGCAGGTGGCGATCTCGTCGACGATCGAAGCGCTCGGTGCAACGGTCGAGCACGTCGGCATCGACGGCTGTGGAGCGCCGACGCACGTGCTCAGCCTGATCGGCACGGCCCGCGCGATTCGCGAGATCGCCGTGTCGGGCTCGCCGGTCGGCGTGGCGATGAACGAACACCCGTTGATGGTGGGCGGGACCGGCCGAGACGTGAGCGAGTGGATCGCCGCGGTGCCGGGGCTCGTGGCCAAGGACGGTGCCCAAGGTGTGATGGTGCTCGCGCTTCCCGACGGCCGCGCCGCGGCGCTCAAGATCGCCGACGGATCCGACGAGGTCCGCCGAGCCGTGACGGTCCAAGCGCTCCGGCACCTCGGGGTCGACGTCGACGGCGAGCACGCCGCGGTGCGCGATCGCGTCGCGGTTCGGGTGCTCGGTCATGGCGAGCCCGTGGGCAGCGTCGTACCGCGCTCCTGGTCCTGA
- a CDS encoding AI-2E family transporter → MNERRAPDDRRSGGAKDPVTGQRFDRRATDRTLPRWAVPAILIFWFGFLMTFIARHVFHRLSGLLVLLLVSVFVALAIEPGVNKLAARGWRRGTATSAILFGVLGVFMLFVVAIGTLVGTQIADLLSQSDVYITDTVDWLNSTFGTTIDPQDVIDEFNDPDGRVQQFIQSQGDEAVRLSLTAVTVIFQGLSVLLFTYYLVADGPRLRRAICSRLRPSRQEQVLQAWDLAINKTGGYLYSRALLALLSALSHWVVFQALGTQAPIALALWVGLVSQFLPVVGTYLAGILPLLITLLDSPVNAAIVLTFIIVYQQIENYVFAPRITARTMELHPAVAFGAALGGAALLGAVGAILALPGAAMAQALASNWGRRYDIVDNHLTTLTKSGKRRLERQTAAGEVADDGDTNADADGDTDSGGEIESEGAR, encoded by the coding sequence GTGAACGAGCGACGAGCGCCTGACGACCGCCGCAGCGGCGGGGCGAAGGATCCCGTGACCGGGCAGCGGTTCGACCGTCGCGCCACCGACCGAACGTTGCCGCGCTGGGCGGTGCCGGCGATTCTGATCTTCTGGTTCGGGTTCTTGATGACCTTCATCGCCCGGCACGTCTTCCATCGGCTGTCGGGACTGCTCGTCCTGCTGCTGGTGTCGGTGTTCGTCGCCCTCGCGATCGAGCCGGGGGTCAACAAGCTCGCGGCTCGAGGCTGGCGTCGGGGGACGGCGACGTCGGCGATCCTGTTCGGCGTCCTCGGTGTGTTCATGCTGTTCGTGGTCGCGATCGGCACCCTCGTCGGTACTCAGATCGCCGATCTGTTGTCGCAGTCCGACGTGTACATCACCGACACGGTCGACTGGCTCAACTCCACGTTCGGCACGACGATCGACCCGCAGGACGTGATCGACGAGTTCAACGATCCCGATGGTCGAGTGCAGCAGTTCATCCAGTCGCAAGGTGACGAAGCGGTGCGGCTCTCGCTCACCGCCGTGACCGTGATCTTCCAGGGGCTGTCGGTGCTGCTGTTCACCTACTACCTCGTTGCCGATGGCCCGCGGTTGCGTCGGGCGATCTGCTCGCGGTTGCGCCCGAGCCGGCAGGAACAGGTCCTGCAGGCGTGGGACCTCGCGATCAACAAGACGGGCGGCTACCTGTACTCACGAGCGCTGCTGGCGCTTCTGTCGGCGCTGTCGCACTGGGTCGTGTTCCAGGCGCTCGGTACGCAGGCGCCGATCGCCCTCGCGTTGTGGGTGGGCCTGGTCAGCCAGTTCCTTCCCGTCGTCGGCACCTATCTCGCCGGCATCCTGCCGTTGCTCATCACCCTGCTCGACTCGCCGGTCAACGCGGCGATCGTGTTGACGTTCATCATCGTGTATCAGCAGATCGAGAACTACGTCTTCGCGCCGCGCATCACGGCGCGCACGATGGAACTCCACCCGGCGGTGGCGTTCGGTGCCGCGCTCGGCGGCGCCGCCCTGCTCGGCGCGGTCGGCGCGATCCTGGCGTTGCCCGGTGCGGCGATGGCGCAGGCGCTCGCGAGCAACTGGGGTCGCCGATACGACATCGTCGACAACCACCTCACCACGCTGACCAAGTCCGGCAAACGGCGACTGGAGCGCCAGACCGCTGCCGGTGAGGTCGCCGATGACGGCGACACGAACGCCGACGCGGACGGCGATACGGACTCCGGTGGCGAGATCGAGTCGGAGGGCGCTCGGTGA
- a CDS encoding oxygenase MpaB family protein produces MSSNDRADERQADIRTWLGEQIRSRVIGPDADRRRFELFAADEPGWFDDDAPIRRVHGDASMFVGGLRAILLQSLHPRAMAGVAQHSDYRRDPWGRLQRTADFLAATTFGPASQAQAAVDTVRRVHEHVVGMTADGLPYAANDPHLLRWVHVAEVDSFLAAHDRFGEQRLVGADRDRYVAEAGVIARALGVDAPPETEQQLREHLHLFRGELEGTRDAREAARYLLINPPLPLAGRAVYGLIAGAAVSLMPAWTRWPLRLPWMPVSDATVGRLLGDTVTRTLRWAVSADA; encoded by the coding sequence ATGTCGTCGAACGATCGGGCCGACGAACGGCAGGCCGACATCCGGACCTGGCTGGGTGAGCAGATCCGGAGCCGCGTGATCGGCCCCGACGCCGACCGACGCCGCTTCGAACTCTTCGCCGCCGACGAGCCCGGATGGTTCGACGACGATGCGCCGATCCGGCGAGTCCACGGTGACGCCTCGATGTTCGTCGGCGGCCTCCGGGCGATCCTCCTCCAGTCGTTGCACCCGCGAGCGATGGCCGGCGTGGCACAGCACTCCGACTATCGACGGGACCCGTGGGGACGGTTGCAGCGCACGGCCGACTTCCTCGCGGCGACCACGTTCGGTCCGGCGTCGCAGGCGCAAGCCGCCGTCGACACCGTCCGCCGCGTCCACGAACACGTCGTCGGCATGACCGCCGACGGACTCCCCTATGCCGCGAACGATCCGCACCTCCTCCGCTGGGTCCACGTCGCCGAAGTCGACAGCTTCCTCGCCGCACACGACCGGTTCGGGGAGCAACGCCTCGTCGGCGCCGACCGCGACCGCTACGTCGCCGAGGCCGGCGTGATCGCTCGCGCCCTCGGCGTCGACGCTCCACCCGAGACCGAGCAGCAACTCCGCGAGCACCTGCACCTGTTCCGCGGCGAACTCGAAGGCACACGCGACGCTCGCGAGGCGGCCCGCTATCTCCTGATCAACCCGCCGCTCCCGCTCGCCGGACGAGCCGTCTACGGACTCATCGCCGGCGCCGCCGTGTCACTCATGCCAGCGTGGACGCGATGGCCACTGCGTCTCCCGTGGATGCCCGTGAGCGACGCCACCGTCGGGCGACTCCTCGGTGACACCGTGACGCGAACGCTTCGATGGGCGGTGTCAGCCGACGCGTGA
- a CDS encoding DUF1499 domain-containing protein, whose translation MLLVVAIVLAVIVVVIVGAMIGVRRADDVVAEWHADPLTAAKPSTPNSYRVAPLSAPAGADVEAPVFSVPVGDLAAAFDAVALGDGRVEVLAGSAADGHVTYVQRSALFAFPDYVSVRFLDAEHGGSTLAVFSRSRFGQSDLGVNKKRVLRWLEGVSSRVG comes from the coding sequence ATGTTGCTCGTCGTCGCCATCGTCCTTGCGGTCATCGTGGTGGTGATCGTCGGTGCGATGATCGGTGTCCGTCGTGCCGACGACGTCGTCGCCGAGTGGCATGCCGATCCGCTCACCGCAGCCAAGCCGAGCACGCCGAACTCGTATCGAGTCGCTCCGCTCAGCGCTCCGGCGGGGGCCGACGTCGAGGCACCGGTGTTCTCCGTGCCGGTGGGTGACCTCGCGGCCGCCTTCGATGCGGTGGCGCTCGGTGATGGTCGGGTCGAGGTGTTGGCGGGTTCGGCGGCCGACGGGCACGTCACGTACGTGCAGCGCAGCGCGCTGTTCGCGTTCCCCGATTACGTGTCGGTCCGCTTCCTCGACGCCGAGCACGGTGGCTCGACGCTGGCGGTGTTCTCGCGCTCGCGCTTCGGTCAGAGCGACCTGGGCGTCAACAAGAAGCGGGTGCTTCGTTGGCTCGAGGGCGTGAGTTCACGCGTCGGCTGA
- a CDS encoding winged helix-turn-helix domain-containing protein: MTIRTDSLSRSQVRRVALYAQGFGNKRPTGRVDRRHLRKVLDHIGLIQIDSVNVLVRSQELPLFARLGPHPRSLIPDATAAGELFEYWVHEACHVPVEQRPLYGWMMTSHPRWKSMREFAAERGDLIGSVLDRLRVDGPLVASDLEMRDRPKGQWWDWDDGKYALEHLFRTGEVSAYRRPNDFARMYDLSERVIPADVLDQPMLDERDAKKELLVLAAKYHGVGTAADLADYHRLVHTRPLFAELVEEGRLLSVEVEGWKQQAYLHPDAHLPRWVRARALLSPFDPVVWFRDRAERIFDFHYRIEIYVPKPKRRHGYYVLPFLLGDELVARVDLKADRPAGRLLVQGVFGEPGIDEEEVARELRDELDQMAAWLGLEDGVAVMRNGDLAPALAATC, translated from the coding sequence GTGACGATCCGGACCGATTCGCTTTCGCGCTCTCAGGTCCGACGGGTCGCCTTGTACGCGCAGGGGTTCGGCAACAAGCGGCCGACGGGGCGGGTCGATCGGCGGCATCTGCGCAAGGTGCTCGACCACATCGGATTGATCCAGATCGACTCGGTCAACGTGTTGGTCCGCAGCCAGGAACTGCCGCTGTTCGCGCGACTCGGGCCGCACCCGCGGTCGTTGATCCCCGACGCGACAGCAGCCGGCGAACTGTTCGAGTACTGGGTGCACGAAGCGTGTCACGTGCCGGTCGAGCAGCGTCCGTTGTACGGGTGGATGATGACGAGCCATCCGCGGTGGAAGTCGATGCGCGAGTTCGCCGCGGAGCGCGGTGACTTGATCGGATCGGTGCTCGATCGTCTGCGCGTCGACGGCCCGCTGGTGGCAAGCGACTTGGAGATGCGCGACCGACCGAAGGGTCAGTGGTGGGACTGGGACGACGGCAAGTACGCGTTGGAGCATCTGTTCCGAACCGGTGAGGTGTCGGCGTATCGGCGACCGAACGACTTCGCCCGGATGTACGACCTCAGCGAGCGGGTGATCCCGGCCGACGTGCTCGACCAACCGATGCTCGACGAGCGCGACGCGAAGAAGGAGTTGCTGGTGCTCGCGGCGAAGTATCACGGTGTGGGCACCGCCGCCGATCTCGCCGACTATCACCGGCTCGTGCACACGCGGCCGTTGTTCGCCGAACTCGTCGAGGAGGGCCGCCTGCTGAGCGTGGAGGTGGAGGGGTGGAAGCAGCAGGCGTATCTGCATCCCGACGCTCATCTCCCGCGGTGGGTGCGCGCTCGAGCGTTGCTCAGCCCGTTCGATCCGGTGGTGTGGTTTCGCGATCGCGCCGAACGGATCTTCGACTTCCACTATCGAATCGAGATCTACGTGCCCAAGCCGAAACGTCGCCACGGCTACTACGTGTTGCCGTTCCTGCTCGGCGACGAGTTGGTCGCCCGCGTCGACCTCAAGGCCGACCGGCCGGCCGGGCGACTGCTCGTCCAAGGCGTGTTCGGCGAGCCTGGTATCGACGAGGAGGAGGTCGCCCGTGAACTCCGCGACGAGCTCGATCAGATGGCGGCGTGGTTGGGGCTCGAAGACGGTGTCGCGGTGATGAGGAACGGCGATCTCGCACCGGCGCTCGCGGCGACCTGCTGA
- a CDS encoding peptidylprolyl isomerase — MATAFPPFDGSASKTQEFSAPPEMGIDPSKRYTATMSTSLGEIVIALDAVNAPKTVNNFVFLALNHYYDGVIFHRIINGFMCQGGDPTGTGRGGPGYRFDDELPKPGQYQIGSVAMANAGPNTNGSQFFIVSGPSGVGLPPAYSLFGQVVKGLDIVDSMQNVATGGGDKPKTDVVIDSVAITVADD, encoded by the coding sequence ATGGCAACAGCATTTCCGCCCTTTGACGGCTCCGCATCCAAGACTCAGGAGTTCTCGGCGCCGCCGGAGATGGGCATCGACCCGTCGAAGCGGTACACCGCGACGATGAGCACTTCGCTCGGTGAGATCGTGATCGCGCTCGACGCGGTCAACGCTCCGAAGACGGTCAACAACTTCGTGTTCCTGGCGCTCAACCACTACTACGACGGCGTCATCTTCCACCGCATCATCAACGGCTTCATGTGCCAGGGCGGCGACCCGACCGGCACCGGTCGTGGTGGCCCGGGCTACCGGTTCGACGACGAGCTGCCCAAGCCGGGTCAGTACCAGATCGGTTCGGTCGCGATGGCCAATGCCGGTCCGAACACCAACGGCAGCCAGTTCTTCATCGTGTCGGGCCCGTCGGGTGTCGGCCTGCCGCCGGCCTACAGCCTGTTCGGTCAGGTCGTGAAGGGTCTCGACATCGTCGACTCGATGCAGAACGTGGCCACGGGTGGCGGCGACAAGCCGAAGACCGACGTGGTCATCGACAGCGTCGCGATCACCGTCGCCGACGACTGA